A window from Neodiprion fabricii isolate iyNeoFabr1 chromosome 2, iyNeoFabr1.1, whole genome shotgun sequence encodes these proteins:
- the LOC124175216 gene encoding uncharacterized protein LOC124175216, translating into MDASDDASVDAEGPLDPRIQIELENLNNCTDEINKLEIELDEAHTAFRQLLSDSTRRLKEIANKIGTGCIEKARCYYKALEVAQQAQIQCQRQAQLFQRASEIHSAAKETVTLAEAGFISHRHEWNFDQAWQDMLNHATIKVMDAENQKAECGREHLRRATLFHDAEKKVQQLEEKHRRAIIKSKPYFEIRAQCDEMLATQKARVECLQKGVKKAKDTYARSLRILEDISNQIHQRRRDYDMTKGPREPGVGAELISPTASLSYEAELDKLSLSRINSLASSEPDIDERTRDFEDVDDLKQRMEQLSTRSVDGSESNSSQWELELQASVERLNTLPIRKLNSFTTDEVSKDFGDFKFSESGLVSDDNCCQISPQVQRSRNNYDNESRISFNHGLTTVKRPLERTDSAICYKDWHSMAEQTTNSSSISSETPSKTQNTLSASLNNDVESENCPISRQEGTADNVEKRDGPSGMDSQNVNLTYAKKKISVDLSNLEIDDITESNFENLLNSQSDENVVRSLGLRKEKCNSKNDSEAMFHFSKCDGSHSKLKNNVHQLNENRMSNDKSKLGYNSSSSTPVKRRLTSKLEIAKSCENSLNRDFVECPRTKRPSSKTSSVRELPLLSLIQRFPETQFSRDKSCSLTNLAENHSFTTFPGGSNF; encoded by the exons ATGGACGCCTCGGACGACGCGAGCGTCGACGCTGAGGGTCCTTTGGACCCCCGCATTCAG ATCGAATTGGAGAATCTCAACAATTGCACAGACGAAATCAATAAACTAGAAATTGAATTAGAT GAAGCGCACACAGCATTTCGCCAATTGTTATCAGATTCGACAAGACGATTGAAAGAGATAGCGAATAAAATAGGAACAGGCTGCATAGAGAAAGCAAGATGTTATTACAAAGCGTTAGAAGTGGCTCAGCAGGCTCAG ATACAGTGTCAACGTCAAGCACAGCTCTTTCAGAGGGCTAGTGAAATCCATTCTGCAGCGAAAGAAACCGTCACTTTGGCCGAGGCAGGATTTATTTCGCATCGTCATGAGTGGAACTTTGATCAAGCATGGCAAGACATGCTGAATCATGCAACTATCAAA gTCATGGATGCGGAAAATCAAAAAGCCGAATGCGGAAGAGAGCATCTGAGGCGAGCAACCCTCTTTCACGATGCTGAAAAAAAGGTTCAACAGCTTGAAGAGAAACATCGTAGAGCAATAATCAAATCAAAGCCGTATTTTGAAATCAGAGCTCAGTGTGACGAGATGCTGGCAACTCAAAAGGCAAGAGTGGAATGTTTGCAGAAGGGAGTTAAAAAAGCGAAAGATACCTATGCCAGAAGTCTCAGAATACTGGAGGACATCAGCAATCAAATTCATCAGCGTAGACGAGACTATG atatgACCAAGGGGCCGAGAGAACCTGGTGTTGGTGCTGAGCTTATAAGTCCGACGGCAAGTTTAAGTTATGAAGCTGAATTGGATAAATTGAGCTTAAGCAGGATAAACTCTTTAGCCAGCAGTGAACCAGACATCGATGAAAGAACTCGGGACTTCGAG GATGTTGACGACTTGAAACAACGAATGGAACAACTCAGTACTCGTTCTGTCGATGGAAGCGAGTCTAATTCGAGTCAATGGGAGTTGGAGTTACAGGCCAGTGTTGAGAGGCTTAATACCTTACCCATTAGAAAGCTAAATTCCTTTACCACAGATGAAGTGAGTAAAGACTTTGGTGACTTTAAGTTCAGTGAAAGCGGCCTAGTGTCTGATGATAACTGTTGTCAAATTTCGCCTCAAGTTCAAAGGTCACGGAACAATTACGATAACGAATCTAGAATATCATTCAATCACGGGTTAACCACTGTTAAAAGACCTTTAGAACGAACGGACTCGGCGATATGTTATAAAGATTGGCACTCAATGGCTGAGCAAACGACTAATTCAAGTTCGATCTCATCTGAAACTCCTTCGAAAACTCAAAATACCCTTTCAGCTTCATTGAACAATGACGTCGAAAGTGAAAATTGTCCGATTAGTCGACAAGAAGGTACTGCAGACAATGTTGAAAAACGTGATGGGCCGAGTGGCATGGATTCGCAAAACGTCAACCTAACTTatgcgaaaaagaaaatttcagtgGATCTGTCGAATTTGGAAATAGATGACATCACTGaatcgaatttcgaaaaccTATTAAATTCTCAAAGCGATGAAAATGTTGTAAGATCGTTGGGATTGCGTAAAGAAAAGTgtaattcgaaaaatgattCCGAAGCAATGTTCCATTTTAGCAAATGTGATGGCAGCCATTCTAAGCTTAAAAATAATGTTCAtcaattgaatgaaaatcgtaTGAGTAATGATAAAAGTAAGCTTGGATATAACAGTTCAAGCTCTACTCCTGTCAAGCGTCGACTAACGTCTAAATTAGAGATAGCTAAATCTTGTGAAAATAGCTTGAACAGAGATTTCGTGGAGTGTCCAAGAACGAAAAGGCCGAGTTCGAAAACTTCAAGTGTCAGAGAACTTCCGCTGCTATCACTTATTCAAAGATTTCCAGAAACGCAATTTTCTAGAGACAAAAGTTGCAGCCTGACGAACTTGGCTGAAAACCATAGTTTTACAACTTTTCCGGGtggttcaaatttttga